From a region of the Lactuca sativa cultivar Salinas chromosome 4, Lsat_Salinas_v11, whole genome shotgun sequence genome:
- the LOC111885892 gene encoding probable protein phosphatase 2C 12: protein MSADKGDHHTIPLSLLLKRELASEKTERPEISTGEANQSKKGEDFTLLKSECQRVLGDGVATYSVFGIFDGHNGSAAAIYTKENLLNNVLKAIPTDLNRDEWIAVLPRALVAGFVKTDKDFQEQVQSSGTTVTFVIVEGSVITVASVGDSRCILESAEGGLYYLSADHRLECSEEERERVTASGGEVGRLNAGGGAQIGPLRCWPGGLCLSRSIGDLDVGEFIVPVPYVKQVKLSSAGGRMIIASDGVWDAMSAEAALVCCRGLPPDTAAAQIVKEAVQFKGLRDDTTCIVVDILPPEKTHPHVPHAKRTGKRVLKSMFRRKSSGSPPQVDVGLLQADVLEEMLEEGSAFLSERLDTKYPLCNLFKLFSCAVCQKQMKPGEGISVHSGTSNFNKSRPWDGPFLCLSCHEKREAMEGK, encoded by the exons ATGTCGGCCGATAAAGGTGATCATCACACGATCCCGTTATCTTTGCTGTTGAAGCGTGAATTAGCAAGTGAGAAGACTGAAAGACCGGAGATTTCTACTGGTGAAGCTAATCAGTCCAAGAAAGGGGAGGACTTCACGCTACTCAAAAGTGAATGCCAACGGGTTTTAGGAGATGGTGTCGCCACCTATTCTGTTTTTGGG ATATTTGATGGGCATAATGGGTCTGCAGCAGCTATATATACCAAGGAGAACCTATTAAACAATGTCTTGAAAGCTATTCCTACAGACCTTAACCGAGATGAATGGATTGCAGTGTTGCCTAGGGCTTTGGTTGCAGGATTTGTGAAAACAGATAAAGATTTCCAAGAACAAG TTCAATCATCAGGAACAACTGTGACGTTTGTGATTGTTGAAGGATCAGTTATAACTGTAGCTTCTGTTGGTGATTCACGTTGCATACTTGAGTCTGCAGAAGGTGGCTTATATTATCTATCAGCAGATCACAGACTTGAATGCAGTGAAGAAGA gaGAGAGCGTGTCACTGCTAGTGGTGGTGAAGTTGGTCGGCTGAATGCTGGTGGTGGTGCACAG ATTGGTCCTTTGAGATGTTGGCCTGGTGGGTTGTGTTTGTCAAGATCAATTGGAGATCTGGATGTTGGGGAATTCATTGTTCCTGTTCCTTATGTTAAACAAGTGAAG CTATCCTCAGCTGGTGGAAGGATGATTATTGCCAGTGATGGTGTCTGGGATGCCATGTCAGCAGAAGCAGCTCTAGTATGCTGTCGTGGACTGCCGCCAGATACAGCCGCCGCCCAAATTGTAAAA GAAGCTGTACAGTTTAAAGGATTACGCGATGATACAACTTGCATTGTTGTAGACATTCTACCTCCAGAAAAGACTCACCCTCATGTCCCACATGCAAAGAGAACTGGTAAAAGGGTATTAAAGTCAATGTTTAGGAGAAAAAGTTCAGGGTCACCTCCTCAAGTTGATGTAGGCTTACTTCAGGCAGATGTGTTGGAGGAGATGTTAGAGGAAGGCTCTGCTTTTCTTTCAGAAAG GTTGGATACGAAATATCCGCTTTGTAACCTGTTCAAGTTGTTCAGTTGTGCTGTGTGTCAGAAACAGATGAAACCTGGGGAGGGTATTTCTGTCCATTCAGGGACATCTAATTTCAATAAATCAAGGCCTTGGGATGGTCCTTTCCTTTGCTTAAGCTGCCATGAAAAGAGAGAGGCAATGGAAGGGAAATGA